A region of Amyelois transitella isolate CPQ chromosome 11, ilAmyTran1.1, whole genome shotgun sequence DNA encodes the following proteins:
- the LOC106134998 gene encoding monocarboxylate transporter 2, giving the protein MPPKPRNDTEHKKSVLVVPSRVVSRPDELEGGEETEIAAQISVPEEGGWGWVVVIAAFCCIMILDGVCFTFGSMIQDIKNDFQTTDSKVAFVNSLAVALYFLLGPLASASINRFGFRLCCMFGSVVVSCSLLCSYFTTNYISLCVFYGAFAGLGYCFINLSSGLIVGFYFEKLRAIALAIAATGSSVGIAVMSPVNTYLISVAGWRVTTLFHTGLFGIIYFMGMTYRPLLSLTVITTTDDPTRTVTYLPNLASVSQSTGSRANNGGGLIPTATERLFSAVSNANFPTAASVVVEGLSSSPTQPGPSTAAAVSRITLTAHSPHGGISRRQLKQVQSIISRTSVQDKSKKNVEVTLNIDEPKKRKWWQRLCHWESHVPESRPMYRDDAFYDGKIEKLPEYQKSMMDTGEAKTGLEYQMAVSRAVTAVDLKERRGVFTTAARRVLATMVDPKLLSRKSFLLLSSSGFIVYLGYLVPYVFIQDRNRSAGIDDYHCNIFVTVIGVANAVGRLVMGALTSKFDSLTLYSVACCSAGTATILSTISYSLYYQYGYCVIFGFFISSFASLRSIVVVSIYGLDKLTNATGLLLLFQGCGSLISTPMAGILKENFDYKISFYIAGMFMLLGGIIAIPVRILASREDEREHEMKKYTQSYKNKN; this is encoded by the coding sequence ATGCCGCCCAAACCGAGAAATGACACTGAGCATAAGAAAAGCGTATTAGTTGTGCCCAGTAGAGTAGTAAGCAGGCCAGATGAACTCGAAGGGGGCGAAGAGACAGAAATCGCAGCTCAAATATCTGTACCGGAGGAGGGAGGCTGGGGATGGGTAGTAGTTATAGCTGCTTTCTGCTGTATCATGATATTAGATGGAGTTTGTTTCACATTTGGAAGTATGATTCAAGATATCAAGAACGATTTCCAGACAACAGATTCAAAAGTCGCTTTTGTTAATTCCTTGGCAGTcgcgttatattttttattaggacCTCTAGCATCAGCATCTATAAATCGATTTGGATTTAGACTATGTTGTATGTTTGGTTCTGTCGTTGTATCTTGTTCGTTACTTTGTTCATACTTTACCACTAATTACATTTCTCTCTGTGTCTTTTATGGAGCATTCGCTGGCTTgggttattgttttataaatttatcaagTGGTCTTATAGTAGGCTTTTACTTTGAGAAACTACGTGCAATAGCGTTAGCAATAGCTGCAACTGGGTCAAGCGTTGGGATTGCTGTTATGTCTCcagtaaatacatacttaatcAGTGTAGCCGGTTGGAGAGTCACAACTTTATTTCATACGGGATTATTtggtataatatattttatgggaATGACATATAGGCCTCTTTTATCGTTGACAGTGATCACAACCACCGATGACCCAACTCGCACTGTTACTTATTTGCCAAATCTAGCTTCTGTAAGTCAAAGTACTGGTTCACGCGCAAACAATGGAGGCGGGTTAATACCAACTGCAACAGAAAGATTATTTAGTGCAGTATCAAATGCAAATTTTCCAACAGCAGCATCTGTCGTAGTAGAAGGTTTATCTTCAAGTCCAACACAACCAGGTCCATCGACAGCTGCAGCTGTATCAAGGATAACATTAACAGCTCACAGTCCTCATGGGGGAATAAGCAGACGTCAGTTAAAACAAGTGCAATCAATTATATCAAGGACTAGTGTTCAAGATAAATCGAAAAAGAACGTAGAGGTTACGCTTAATATTGATgagcctaaaaaaagaaaatggtgGCAAAGATTATGTCATTGGGAATCACACGTTCCAGAATCCCGACCAATGTATAGAGATGATGCTTTCTATGATggcaaaatagaaaaattacctGAATATCAAAAGAGTATGATGGATACAGGAGAAGCGAAAACAGGGTTAGAATATCAAATGGCTGTATCTAGAGCAGTTACTGCTGTTGATTTAAAGGAAAGGAGAGGTGTTTTTACCACTGCTGCTCGGCGAGTATTAGCTACAATGGTCGACCCAAAACTACTAAGTAGAAAATCGTTCTTACTTTTAAGCTCTAGCgggtttattgtttatttgggCTACTTAGTCccttatgtatttattcaagATCGTAATCGATCCGCCGGAATAGATGATTATCattgtaatatatttgtaaCCGTGATTGGAGTAGCAAATGCTGTGGGCAGATTGGTGATGGGAGCATTAACTAGTAAGTTTGATTCATTAACATTATACTCAGTCGCGTGTTGTTCGGCTGGAACAGCAACTATACTATCTACTATATCTTATAGTTTATATTACCAATACGGTTATTGTgttatatttggattttttataTCTAGCTTTGCGAGTTTAAGAAGTATAGTTGTCGTTTCTATATACGGATTAGATAAATTAACTAATGCTACAGGTTTATTACTGTTATTTCAAGGTTGTGGAAGCTTGATAAGTACTCCAATGGCaggaatattaaaagaaaattttgacTATAAAATTTCGTTTTATATAGCTGGCATGTTTATGTTGTTAGGTGGTATTATCGCTATTCCGGTAAGAATATTAGCCAGCAGGGAAGATGAGCGTGAACATGagatgaaaaaatatacacaaagctacaaaaataaaaactaa
- the LOC106135191 gene encoding SRSF protein kinase 1: MSSKSDVNRRVLAIQAKKKRHKLGKKKNREEDHGGGGQGNGLRNQTQNRLEPTHSSSNETIEEDEDEQYASDDEEQEDTADYCKGGYHPVEIGDLFLNRYHVIRKLGWGHFSTVWLCWDLVDKRFVALKVVKSAPHFTETALDEIKILKAVRDSDPADPKRNKTVQLLNDFKITGVNGTHVCMVFEVLGHHLLKLILKSNYRGIPRENVKTIIRQVLEALDYLHTKCKIIHTDIKPENVLVCVDETYIRKLAAEALELHSLGLKMPVSFISTAPRDEQDSGKAKMSKNKKKKLKKKAKRKSMLIKIQMEQIEEMEEQKKVELNSESAPMSQDNDDSPQTPEEASVIETTRSENETVINGCSGIQRDDEAFDTDAEAVQVRNKQYGCGDDAGTPMSEGELTDTLPSFNSQSTKVKPMEKTPDPVYEVCDLEVKIADLGNACWVHQHFTEDIQTRQYRSLEVLLSSGYGTSADIWSTACMAFELATGDYLFEPHSGTGYTRDEDHLAHIIELLGDIPKRIAASGKYSKTYFNKKGELRSITGLKPWGLEAVLTEKYEWSRKDAEEFAEFLKPMLDFDPNRRATAYECLQHPWLQPSKLEQEESEE; this comes from the coding sequence atGAGTTCTAAATCAGATGTAAATAGAAGAGTACTCGCCATTCAGGCGAAAAAAAAGCGTCATAAACTAGGTAAGAAGAAAAATCGTGAGGAGGATCACGGCGGTGGTGGACAAGGAAACGGGCTGCGTAACCAGACCCAGAACCGTTTAGAACCTACACATAGTTCTTCCAATGAGACGATTGAAGAAGATGAAGATGAGCAATACGCTAGTGACGATGAGGAGCAAGAGGATACTGCAGACTATTGCAAGGGTGGATACCATCCTGTCGAGATTGGCGACTTGTTTCTGAATCGCTACCACGTCATAAGGAAATTGGGATGGGGCCATTTTTCAACAGTGTGGTTGTGTTGGGATCTAGTCGACAAGCGATTCGTAGCGTTGAAGGTGGTGAAGTCGGCGCCCCACTTTACCGAAACAGCTTTAGATGAAATCAAAATACTGAAAGCAGTTCGGGACAGCGACCCTGCAGATCCTAAACGGAATAAAACCGTTCAGTTGCTGAATGATTTTAAGATAACTGGAGTGAATGGTACACATGTGTGCATGGTGTTCGAAGTGCTAGGTCACCATCTTCTGAAGCTGATACTCAAATCTAACTATAGAGGAATCCCACgtgaaaatgttaaaactaTTATACGTCAAGTGTTGGAAGCATTAGACTACCTCCACACTAAATGTAAGATAATTCATACTGACATCAAACCTGAAAATGTATTGGTTTGTGTCGACGAGACTTATATTCGAAAATTGGCAGCTGAAGCTTTGGAACTACATTCCCTGGGTTTAAAAATGCCTGTTTCCTTTATAAGCACTGCTCCTAGAGATGAACAAGATTCAGGGAAGGCTAAAATgagcaaaaacaaaaaaaagaaacttaagAAGAAGGCCAAGCGTAAGTCTATGTTGATAAAGATACAGATGGAGCAAATAGAGGAGATGGAAGAACAAAAAAAGGTGGAGCTTAACAGCGAATCAGCTCCAATGTCTCAAGACAATGATGACTCTCCTCAGACTCCCGAGGAAGCCAGTGTAATTGAAACCACCCGTTCTGAGAATGAGACAGTGATCAACGGTTGTAGTGGTATACAGAGAGATGATGAAGCATTTGACACCGATGCAGAGGCAGTGCAGGTGAGAAATAAACAGTATGGATGTGGAGATGATGCTGGGACTCCAATGTCTGAAGGAGAATTGACTGATACACTTCCCTCTTTCAACTCCCAGTCTACTAAAGTTAAACCTATGGAGAAAACACCTGATCCTGTGTATGAAGTTTGTGATTTGGAAGTGAAGATAGCTGACTTAGGCAATGCTTGCTGGGTTCATCAGCATTTCACTGAAGACATTCAAACAAGGCAATATCGGTCTCTTGAGGTCCTACTAAGTTCTGGATATGGGACCTCTGCTGATATATGGAGTACTGCCTGTATGGCTTTTGAGTTGGCCACTGGAGATTATCTATTTGAGCCCCACTCTGGAACAGGGTACACCCGTGATGAAGATCATCTTGCACACATTATAGAATTACTTGGTGACATTCCCAAAAGAATTGCAGCATCTGGAAAGTACTCAAAGACATATTTCAACAAGAAAGGTGAACTGAGAAGTATAACAGGGCTGAAACCATGGGGTTTAGAAGCTGTACTCACTGAGAAGTATGAATGGAGTCGGAAAGATGCAGAGGAATTTGCTGAATTTTTAAAGCCTATGCTTGACTTTGATCCTAATCGCCGTGCCACGGCGTACGAGTGCCTTCAGCACCCATGGTTGCAACCATCTAAGCTTGAACAAGAGGAATCTGAAGAATAA